One Hippocampus zosterae strain Florida chromosome 4, ASM2543408v3, whole genome shotgun sequence genomic window carries:
- the LOC127599747 gene encoding uncharacterized protein LOC127599747 encodes MDLEAFDDPSNPLMTSNPTDHKTFDPENNLDPDNNFFKTDRPRGSQRRPTVREPVMTERKPATTAGEPVTARQPGDGEPEAAGRQPASARERAGRQPAGEREGVGDDRKGASDHEGPSDDGERASDDSEGTNDGREGAIDDRVGAGNSHPKNMNFQPFEDIDYKPFDPENNFDPDNNFFNNKQRVTNSDYYLDEQFNTNIKLENALSVIHLNSRSLYKNFTKIKEYLTKFNKFKIIAISETWLDEDKTTEMEIEGYEMFATNREKKKGGGVAIYVDKALKCSKIERLTNTIENLMECLTIEIHNKKASNIIISCIYRTPGTCINTFNKKLTDMLSYYNDKKTRIIGGDFNIDLLNPNRHKKTTDFINTMYSNSFFPVILKPSRITVHTATLIDNIFINKIDHKMESGLLINDISDHLPVFAVFHNYFDRKAKSTTRITEIRLRTQRSIDAFKQDLEKQNWTEVYSNEDPNTAFEVFQSTIISLYDKHFPLTKVSKKYKDPSKPWITKGIENACKKKNNLYKLFLKIQN; translated from the coding sequence atggacctCGAagcctttgatgacccttccaaccctttgatgacctccaaccctactgaccacaagacgtttgaccctgagaacaacttggacccggacaataactttttcaagaccgaccgaccgcgaggcagccagcgacgaccgaccgtgagggagccagtgatgaccgagaggaaaccagcgacgactgcaggggagccagtgaccgcgaggcagccgggagacggcgagcctgaagcagccgggagacaaccagccagcgcgcgtgagagagccgggaggcagccagccggcgagcgtgagggagtcggcgacgaccgcaagggagccagtgaccacgagggacccagtgatgacggcgagagagcgagcgacgacagcgagggaaccaacgacggccgtgagggagccatcgacgaccgtgtgggagcgggaaattcacatcccaaaaacatgaacttccaaccctttgaagatattgactataagccattcgatcccgagaacaattttgacccagacaataacttcttcaacaacaaacaaagggtaacaaactctgactattacctggatgaacaattcaacactaatataaaattggaaaatgcactttcggtaatacacttaaacagtagaagtctctataaaaacttcacaaaaattaaagaatacctgactaaattcaataaatttaaaataattgccatatcagaaacttggcttgatgaagataaaacaactgaaatggaaatagaaggttatgaaatgtttgcaactaatagagaaaagaaaaaaggagggggggttgcaatatatgtagacaaagcacttaaatgcagtaaaatcgagagattgacaaacacaatagaaaacctaatggaatgtctaaccattgaaatacacaataaaaaggcatcaaatatcatcataagttgcatctataggacaccaggaacatgtattaacacattcaataaaaaactaacagatatgctcagttactacaacgataagaaaacacgaataataggtggtgactttaacattgacttattaaacccaaatagacacaaaaaaacaactgacttcataaatactatgtacagcaacagctttttcccagtaatcctgaaacctagcagaataacagttcacactgccacattaatagataacatatttataaataagatagatcataaaatggaaagtggacttctcattaatgacataagtgaccacctgcctgtttttgcagtttttcataattatttcgatagaaaagctaaatcaacaactcgtataacagaaataagactacgaacccaacgttccatcgatgcctttaagcaagacctagaaaaacaaaactggaccgaggtctactcaaacgaagacccaaatacagcgtttgaagtatttcagtctaccataatctccttatatgataaacattttccattaactaaagtttccaaaaagtataaagacccaagtaagccatggataacgaaaggaatagaaaacgcatgtaaaaagaaaaacaatttatataaattgtttttaaaaattcagaactga